From Uloborus diversus isolate 005 chromosome 8, Udiv.v.3.1, whole genome shotgun sequence, a single genomic window includes:
- the LOC129228638 gene encoding slit homolog 3 protein-like yields MLPSSITKLSVVLLMVCGLSTSCPAEEDIAPSCICEDRGNGPMMICFHIRSPDELIQPMKSAEPYDMFSLAISNSTLQYLPSELFHGMRFRSIRFMHTQLMSLSDSDVAFEGLENYLEKLQILEGHFVARWEWDQLRNLKKLELLDVNAISLTSIDEPFPELKTLEALGFVNADISFVVEKAFAKLENLRIFNMKGNSLKEIKRNILPNPAAKLLFLDFSGNKLEHLPDDMFKNMPNLVDVDLENNHFATLNEDTFSWPLNNLETLVLRGNPFKCDCRLRWLVDSSKPKSFSAKCASPEHLKERDLSRSYYKDAVWCDSTETG; encoded by the exons ATGTTGCCATCTTCAATAACTAAACTTTCTGTAGTATTGCTCATGGTATGTGGCCTATCAACCAGCTGTCCTGCAGAAGAAGACATCGCTCCGTCTTGCATCTGCGAAGACAGAGGCAACGGTCCCATGATGATCTGCTTCCACATTCGAAGCCCCGACGAACTCATACAACCCATGAAATCAGCGGAGCCCTACGATATGTTTTCGCTTGCCATTAGCAACTCAACTTTACAGTACTTGCCTAGTGAACTCTTCCACGGAATGAGATTCCGAAGT ATCAGATTCATGCACACCCAGCTAATGTCTCTTTCTGACTCCGATGTGGCTTTCGAGGGACTGGAGAACTACCTGGAGAAACTCCAAATCTTAGAGGGCCACTTCGTGGCCCGATGGGAGTGGGACCAACTCAGGAACCTGAAGAAACTCGAGCTCCTGGACGTGAACGCCATTTCGCTAACTTCCATCGACGAACCCTTTCCGGAACTGAAGACCTTGGAGGCCCTTGGCTTCGTCAATGCAGACATTTCATTTGTGGTTGAGAAAGCATTTGCAAAGTTAGAGAACCTTAGGATTTTCAACATGAAGGGGAATTCGTTAAAAGAAATCAAGCGAAACATCTTGCCAAACCCAGCTGCGAAACTTTTGTTTCTGGATTTTAG tggAAACAAGTTGGAGCATTTGCCAGAcgacatgtttaaaaatatgccAAACCTAGTTGATGTAGATCTTGAGAACAACCACTTCGCGACATTGAATGAAGACACTTTTTCATGGCCTCTGAATAACTTGGAAACTTTAGTGCTGCGTG GAAACCCTTTCAAATGTGATTGCCGTCTTCGTTGGCTCGTCGACTCAAGTAAGCCAAAAAGCTTTTCCGCCAAATGTGCAAGCCCAGAACATCTCAAAGAAAGAGATCtttcccga tcttaTTATAAAGATGCTGTATGGTGTGATAGTACTGAAACTGGTTGA